DNA sequence from the Pseudomonas fluorescens Q2-87 genome:
GCCACGCGGCGAACGCCACGGCCGGAAGCAGGGCGAAGGTTAAAAGCCAGGCGCGTCGGGTAGGGCGGGGACGTTTCATACAGGGTTCCGGCCGGTGGTATCGGGCCCGTCCCAGGAAGGGCAGGGACGGGAGGCTGTTCTGGTAGACGAGCGCTTGGGGCGGGAATTTACTGGTTTGGAGCACTGGGTAGCAGGTTAACAAATCAACTGAAGCGACCCCCGATCCCCGTGGCGAGGGAGCTTGCTCCCGCTGGGGCGCGAAGCGGCCCTGAAGCCTGAGTCCCGGATCCTCCAGGTTCAAGGGGGACGTCTGTTTTGGGCCTGCTGCGCAGTCCAGCGGGAGCAAGCTCCCTCGCCACAAAAGCAATGCCTGACGCCGAATCAGATAAACCAATCAACCCCGATACAAAGCAAAGCTTTAAATCTATATGAGAATTACTATAAATTACGTCATTGAATCTGCCACCATCGTGCCACTGCCTGTTCCAGGCGTGCCGGGTGGCACAGGGATAGCTGGCGCAGCCCTTGCGCACGGGAGTCATGTTGGAAAACTACTATCGCGAGCTGGTGTGTTTCCTGAACGCCAGGCTAGGCAACCGCCAGGCGGCCGAGGATGTGGTGCATGACGCCTATGTGCGGGTGCTGGAGCGCGCCAGCGATACGCCCATCGAACAACCCCGGGCGTTTCTGTACCGCACGGCATTGAATCTGGTGATCGACGGCCATCGGCGCAATACCCTGCGCCAGGCCGAGTCGTTGGATGTGCTGGACAGCGAAGAACGTTTCTTCACGCCGTCGCCCCATGCCAGCTTCGATCATCGCCAGCGCCTGGACATGCTGCAGCGCGCCCTGGCCGAGCTGCCGCCGCTGTGCCGCGAGAGCTTCCTGTTGCGCAAGCTCGAAGGCTTGTCCCACCCACAAATCGCCGCACGCCTGGGCCTTTCCCGGGCACTGGTGGAAAAACACATCGTCAACGCCATGAAGCACTGCCGCACCCGGATGCGCCAGTGGGACGGTTGCTGACCCATCCCGTGCGCTAAATTTTTTTTCATCGTCCTCGTTCCTACTCAACAGACGACTTGTCGGCTCGCCAAGAACCGGTCCAGTCACACCAGGCTTTTCGCGCCCTGTTGAGGGCTTCTCCAGAGGACACTGGACATGACACAGGCAATTGCATCGCCCATCGTTCACGACTTGATCGGCATCGGCTTCGGCCCCTCGAACCTGGCGCTGGCCATTGCGCTGCAGGAACGGGCCCCGGTCCAGGGCGAACTGGATGT
Encoded proteins:
- a CDS encoding sigma-70 family RNA polymerase sigma factor; amino-acid sequence: MLENYYRELVCFLNARLGNRQAAEDVVHDAYVRVLERASDTPIEQPRAFLYRTALNLVIDGHRRNTLRQAESLDVLDSEERFFTPSPHASFDHRQRLDMLQRALAELPPLCRESFLLRKLEGLSHPQIAARLGLSRALVEKHIVNAMKHCRTRMRQWDGC